The following are encoded together in the Bradymonas sediminis genome:
- a CDS encoding DNA gyrase/topoisomerase IV subunit A: MVAKVEKIQLHKTAKKRYLNYAMSVITSRALPDVRDGLKPVQRRILYGMFSNLRLTHDAKHMKSARIVGEVMGKYHPHGDQSIYDAMVRMAQDFSLRYPLVSGYGNFGSVDGDSAAAMRYTEARLTNLSSELLDEIKKNTVLFRPNYDGTDSEPTVLPSQVPTLLINGATGIAVGMATNIPPHNLGECLDALIALIDEPTLEIEDLVDRHIKGPDFPTGGVMLNSVDELLEMYKTGSGPILMRASWEVESHDYKKFIVITSLPYTVNKSTLVEKIADHIIQGNLPQVQDVRDESTDDIRVVLELKRGTDPELAMAYLLKHTPLESRFHVNMTCLVPAEQPDPLARGSELKDMIKRFSLKPATERKEDAVEVIELLDYLREFQAELANPEDPPVPTPAVLDLKQMLTYFRDFRMEVLVRRLLFELEKILGRIHILEAFEIIFNDLDKAIELIRASTSKKDAAKRLIEYFKIDALQADAILETKLYRLAKLEIENIRAELAERRKEAKKIRTLLMSETKRWEHIRNEFVVLRDVYGDARRTVIEVNAPELEYSEADYILDEDVWVIVTRDGWFKRQKSYSDLSTIRVRDNDKLGWVMPGRTRNTLLIFTTTGRVYTMRIDDVPSTTGYGDPIQAHFDFEDGEKIAGVITMDKRVLKPVAPDQPSLVGEEEEPGEPEMIAISAQGQGVRFSLEGYDEPSTVKGRMYMRLGKKDSVINVEPCTCVEEELVTIATREGRGLTFQSREINVYKGAAKGVKTISLEKGDEILAWTLSTGYYEGLEVETSRGKKLTISRSKSAFQPTSRGNKGRWVIQRGHLVRAHLPTVEVQKAEDDDGLEEE; this comes from the coding sequence GTGGTTGCCAAAGTCGAAAAGATCCAGCTGCATAAGACCGCCAAGAAGCGCTACCTGAATTACGCCATGAGCGTCATCACCAGCCGGGCGCTGCCCGACGTGCGTGACGGGCTTAAGCCGGTGCAGCGGCGCATCCTCTACGGGATGTTTAGCAACCTGCGCCTGACCCACGACGCCAAGCATATGAAGAGCGCGCGTATCGTCGGTGAGGTCATGGGTAAATATCACCCGCACGGCGACCAATCGATCTATGACGCGATGGTGCGCATGGCCCAGGACTTCTCGCTGCGCTACCCGCTGGTCAGCGGCTACGGCAACTTCGGGTCGGTCGACGGGGATTCGGCCGCTGCGATGCGTTATACCGAGGCCCGGCTCACGAACTTAAGCTCGGAGCTGCTCGACGAGATCAAGAAGAACACGGTGCTGTTTCGGCCCAACTACGACGGCACCGACTCCGAGCCGACCGTGCTCCCCTCGCAGGTGCCCACGCTGCTGATCAACGGGGCGACCGGCATCGCGGTCGGCATGGCGACCAATATCCCGCCGCATAACCTCGGCGAGTGCCTGGACGCGCTGATCGCGCTGATCGACGAGCCCACGCTTGAGATCGAAGACCTGGTCGATCGCCATATCAAGGGCCCCGACTTCCCCACCGGCGGGGTGATGCTCAACTCGGTCGACGAGCTGCTGGAGATGTATAAGACCGGCTCCGGGCCGATCCTGATGCGCGCCTCCTGGGAGGTTGAGTCCCACGACTATAAAAAATTCATCGTCATCACCTCGCTGCCCTACACGGTCAATAAGTCGACGCTGGTCGAGAAGATCGCCGACCATATTATCCAGGGGAATCTGCCGCAGGTGCAGGACGTGCGCGATGAGTCGACCGACGATATTCGCGTGGTGCTCGAGCTTAAACGCGGCACCGACCCCGAACTGGCGATGGCTTATCTGCTCAAGCATACCCCGCTTGAGAGCCGCTTCCACGTCAATATGACCTGCCTTGTGCCGGCCGAGCAGCCCGACCCGTTGGCGCGCGGCAGCGAGCTCAAGGACATGATCAAGCGCTTCTCGCTCAAGCCCGCGACGGAGCGAAAAGAGGACGCGGTCGAGGTCATCGAGCTGCTCGATTATCTGCGCGAATTTCAAGCAGAATTGGCCAACCCCGAGGACCCGCCCGTGCCGACGCCGGCGGTGCTCGACCTCAAGCAAATGCTCACGTATTTCCGCGACTTCCGCATGGAAGTGCTGGTGCGCCGGCTGCTCTTTGAGCTCGAGAAGATCCTCGGGCGCATCCATATTTTGGAAGCCTTTGAGATCATCTTCAACGACCTCGACAAGGCCATCGAGCTTATCCGGGCGTCGACCAGCAAAAAGGACGCGGCCAAGCGGCTTATCGAGTATTTTAAGATCGACGCCTTGCAGGCCGACGCGATCCTCGAGACCAAGCTCTACCGCCTGGCCAAGCTTGAGATCGAAAATATCCGCGCCGAGCTCGCCGAGCGCCGCAAAGAGGCCAAGAAGATCCGCACGCTCCTGATGAGCGAGACCAAACGCTGGGAGCATATTCGCAACGAGTTCGTCGTGCTTCGCGATGTGTACGGCGACGCGCGTCGCACCGTCATCGAGGTCAACGCCCCCGAGCTTGAGTACTCCGAGGCGGACTATATTCTGGACGAAGACGTCTGGGTCATCGTCACCCGCGACGGTTGGTTCAAGCGCCAAAAATCCTATAGCGACCTGTCGACGATCCGCGTGCGCGACAACGATAAGCTCGGCTGGGTCATGCCGGGGCGCACGCGCAATACCTTGCTGATCTTCACCACCACCGGGCGCGTCTACACCATGCGCATCGACGATGTTCCGTCGACCACCGGCTACGGCGACCCGATCCAGGCGCATTTCGACTTTGAGGACGGCGAGAAGATCGCGGGCGTCATCACGATGGATAAGCGGGTGCTCAAGCCCGTCGCCCCCGACCAGCCGAGCCTGGTCGGCGAAGAAGAAGAGCCCGGTGAGCCCGAGATGATCGCGATCTCGGCCCAGGGCCAGGGCGTGCGCTTTAGCCTCGAGGGCTACGACGAACCCTCCACCGTCAAGGGCCGCATGTATATGCGTCTGGGCAAAAAAGATTCGGTCATCAACGTCGAACCCTGCACCTGCGTCGAAGAGGAATTGGTCACCATTGCCACCCGCGAGGGACGCGGCCTGACCTTCCAATCCCGCGAGATCAACGTCTATAAAGGCGCGGCCAAAGGCGTCAAAACCATCTCCCTTGAGAAGGGCGATGAGATCCTCGCCTGGACCCTGAGCACCGGATATTATGAGGGCCTTGAGGTCGAGACGAGCCGCGGCAAAAAGTTGACCATCAGCCGCTCGAAGTCGGCCTTTCAGCCCACCTCGCGCGGAAATAAAGGCCGCTGGGTCATCCAGCGCGGTCACCTCGTGCGCGCGCATTTGCCCACGGTAGAGGTTCAAAAGGCCGAGGACGACGACGGCCTCGAAGAGGAATAA